From a single Okeanomitos corallinicola TIOX110 genomic region:
- a CDS encoding DUF167 domain-containing protein — MQKKVKVKPNSKQQKIIEQEDGSLIVNLKSPPVDGKANEELIKMLAKKFNVPKSSIRIKSGLSSRQKLVEIDDIG; from the coding sequence ATACAAAAAAAAGTAAAAGTAAAACCAAATTCTAAACAGCAGAAAATTATAGAACAGGAAGATGGTAGTTTAATAGTAAACTTGAAATCACCACCAGTTGATGGTAAAGCTAATGAAGAATTAATTAAAATGTTAGCAAAAAAATTCAATGTACCTAAATCATCTATTAGAATTAAATCGGGTTTATCATCTCGACAAAAGTTAGTTGAAATTGATGATATTGGATGA